A single Elaeis guineensis isolate ETL-2024a chromosome 15, EG11, whole genome shotgun sequence DNA region contains:
- the LOC105058438 gene encoding uncharacterized protein isoform X2: MSVATAAISAQNSSTVPHPDRLYPLPIRRNPVKILPFSNFSPSPALLSQARWFVFTQRRAVPCWKASRWQTGVWLSGESVDESPQRDVPGQLSLNKLLSVAEVLCIVPPAIYSIGCLVGSVLPGVAKPFQVSLGNRFFVCQYFLLVSALVIGSLIRWRQWQRLYRVNENGVNADLVRRVEKVEQDLQSSVTMVRVLSRQLEKLGIRLRVTRKALKEPINETAALAQKNSEATRALALQEDILERELGEIQKVLLAMQEQQQKQLELILAIGKTGRLLDSKRGSVSEQDGIGTRNSVPEKEEAKELEFQACSYGGNNDKA, from the exons ATGTCAGTCGCCACTGCCGCTATCTCGGCTCAAAATTCATCAACAGTTCCTCATCCGGACCGGCTTTACCCCCTGCCCATTCGGAGGAATCCCGTAAAAATCCTTCCTTTCTCCAATTTTTCCCCTTCTCCAGCTCTTTTGTCGCAGGCGAGGTGGTTTGTGTTCACCCAGAGGAGAGCCGTCCCCTGCTGGAAGGCGTCTCGGTGGCAAACTGGTGTCTGGTTATCAG gtGAGAGCGTTGATGAGAGTCCACAGAGAGATGTGCCGGGCCAGTTGAGCTTGAATAAACTCCTTTCAGTTGCTGAAGTGCTCTGCATTGTCCCGCCTGCCATCTATTCGATCGGTTGTCTCGTTGGTTCGGTGCTCCCAGGAGTGGCCAAACCATTTCAGGTGTCATTGGGGAACAGGTTTTTTGTCTGTCAGTATTTTCTCTTGGTTAGTGCCTTGGTGATTGGAAGTTTGATACGCTGGAGACAGTGGCAGAGGCTGTATAGGGTGAATGAGAATGGGGTGAATGCTGATTTGGTGCGAAGAGtcgagaaggtggagcaggaccTACAGAGCTCAGTGACGATGGTTCGGGTGCTCTCAAGgcagcttgagaagcttgggatTAGGTTAAGAGTCACAAGGAAGGCCTTGAAGGAGCCAATTAATGAA ACTGCTGCTTTGGCACAGAAGAACTCTGAGGCTACCCGAGCACTTGCATTGCAAGAAGACATTCTTGAAAGGGAGCTTGGTGAAATCCAGAAGGTCTTGTTGGCAATGCAG GAACAACAACAAAAGCAGCTTGAGTTGATCCTTGCAATTGGGAAAACCGGGAGACTATTAGATAGTAAGCGGGGCTCTGTATCGGAGCAAGACGGCATCGGAACAAGAAATTCGGTTCCAGAGAAGGAAGAAGCAAAAGAGCTGGAATTTCAGGCATGCAGTTATGGAGGAAACAATGACAAAGCCTAG
- the LOC105058438 gene encoding uncharacterized protein isoform X3 — protein sequence MSVATAAISAQNSSTVPHPDRLYPLPIRRNPVKILPFSNFSPSPALLSQARWFVFTQRRAVPCWKASRWQTGVWLSGESVDESPQRDVPGQLSLNKLLSVAEVLCIVPPAIYSIGCLVGSVLPGVAKPFQWQRLYRVNENGVNADLVRRVEKVEQDLQSSVTMVRVLSRQLEKLGIRLRVTRKALKEPINEVIFFLSTKLYVDIFGLQMQTAALAQKNSEATRALALQEDILERELGEIQKVLLAMQEQQQKQLELILAIGKTGRLLDSKRGSVSEQDGIGTRNSVPEKEEAKELEFQACSYGGNNDKA from the exons ATGTCAGTCGCCACTGCCGCTATCTCGGCTCAAAATTCATCAACAGTTCCTCATCCGGACCGGCTTTACCCCCTGCCCATTCGGAGGAATCCCGTAAAAATCCTTCCTTTCTCCAATTTTTCCCCTTCTCCAGCTCTTTTGTCGCAGGCGAGGTGGTTTGTGTTCACCCAGAGGAGAGCCGTCCCCTGCTGGAAGGCGTCTCGGTGGCAAACTGGTGTCTGGTTATCAG gtGAGAGCGTTGATGAGAGTCCACAGAGAGATGTGCCGGGCCAGTTGAGCTTGAATAAACTCCTTTCAGTTGCTGAAGTGCTCTGCATTGTCCCGCCTGCCATCTATTCGATCGGTTGTCTCGTTGGTTCGGTGCTCCCAGGAGTGGCCAAACCATTTCAG TGGCAGAGGCTGTATAGGGTGAATGAGAATGGGGTGAATGCTGATTTGGTGCGAAGAGtcgagaaggtggagcaggaccTACAGAGCTCAGTGACGATGGTTCGGGTGCTCTCAAGgcagcttgagaagcttgggatTAGGTTAAGAGTCACAAGGAAGGCCTTGAAGGAGCCAATTAATGAAGTAATTTTTTTTCTGTCCACTAAATTGTATGTGGATATATTTGGTCTTCAAATGCAG ACTGCTGCTTTGGCACAGAAGAACTCTGAGGCTACCCGAGCACTTGCATTGCAAGAAGACATTCTTGAAAGGGAGCTTGGTGAAATCCAGAAGGTCTTGTTGGCAATGCAG GAACAACAACAAAAGCAGCTTGAGTTGATCCTTGCAATTGGGAAAACCGGGAGACTATTAGATAGTAAGCGGGGCTCTGTATCGGAGCAAGACGGCATCGGAACAAGAAATTCGGTTCCAGAGAAGGAAGAAGCAAAAGAGCTGGAATTTCAGGCATGCAGTTATGGAGGAAACAATGACAAAGCCTAG
- the LOC105058438 gene encoding uncharacterized protein isoform X1: protein MSVATAAISAQNSSTVPHPDRLYPLPIRRNPVKILPFSNFSPSPALLSQARWFVFTQRRAVPCWKASRWQTGVWLSGESVDESPQRDVPGQLSLNKLLSVAEVLCIVPPAIYSIGCLVGSVLPGVAKPFQVSLGNRFFVCQYFLLVSALVIGSLIRWRQWQRLYRVNENGVNADLVRRVEKVEQDLQSSVTMVRVLSRQLEKLGIRLRVTRKALKEPINEVIFFLSTKLYVDIFGLQMQTAALAQKNSEATRALALQEDILERELGEIQKVLLAMQEQQQKQLELILAIGKTGRLLDSKRGSVSEQDGIGTRNSVPEKEEAKELEFQACSYGGNNDKA, encoded by the exons ATGTCAGTCGCCACTGCCGCTATCTCGGCTCAAAATTCATCAACAGTTCCTCATCCGGACCGGCTTTACCCCCTGCCCATTCGGAGGAATCCCGTAAAAATCCTTCCTTTCTCCAATTTTTCCCCTTCTCCAGCTCTTTTGTCGCAGGCGAGGTGGTTTGTGTTCACCCAGAGGAGAGCCGTCCCCTGCTGGAAGGCGTCTCGGTGGCAAACTGGTGTCTGGTTATCAG gtGAGAGCGTTGATGAGAGTCCACAGAGAGATGTGCCGGGCCAGTTGAGCTTGAATAAACTCCTTTCAGTTGCTGAAGTGCTCTGCATTGTCCCGCCTGCCATCTATTCGATCGGTTGTCTCGTTGGTTCGGTGCTCCCAGGAGTGGCCAAACCATTTCAGGTGTCATTGGGGAACAGGTTTTTTGTCTGTCAGTATTTTCTCTTGGTTAGTGCCTTGGTGATTGGAAGTTTGATACGCTGGAGACAGTGGCAGAGGCTGTATAGGGTGAATGAGAATGGGGTGAATGCTGATTTGGTGCGAAGAGtcgagaaggtggagcaggaccTACAGAGCTCAGTGACGATGGTTCGGGTGCTCTCAAGgcagcttgagaagcttgggatTAGGTTAAGAGTCACAAGGAAGGCCTTGAAGGAGCCAATTAATGAAGTAATTTTTTTTCTGTCCACTAAATTGTATGTGGATATATTTGGTCTTCAAATGCAG ACTGCTGCTTTGGCACAGAAGAACTCTGAGGCTACCCGAGCACTTGCATTGCAAGAAGACATTCTTGAAAGGGAGCTTGGTGAAATCCAGAAGGTCTTGTTGGCAATGCAG GAACAACAACAAAAGCAGCTTGAGTTGATCCTTGCAATTGGGAAAACCGGGAGACTATTAGATAGTAAGCGGGGCTCTGTATCGGAGCAAGACGGCATCGGAACAAGAAATTCGGTTCCAGAGAAGGAAGAAGCAAAAGAGCTGGAATTTCAGGCATGCAGTTATGGAGGAAACAATGACAAAGCCTAG